In a single window of the Rhodamnia argentea isolate NSW1041297 chromosome 2, ASM2092103v1, whole genome shotgun sequence genome:
- the LOC115739498 gene encoding uncharacterized protein LOC115739498 isoform X1: MEEVESSGSSPLSVGDRKAKKESVRVKRETLQAVLEQCQRALELLSNGEVEEDGDEGVGVGDGDGSFPDVEPGGDGLATPRSDCEADELCDLLKSRVECPDFLEKLECAQVSIPCNAAGIQDEGGAWDIVSHNDLWEGENMDPSEQDYVVVRQEDIVEGIAGFMAAYLLSLKQTKELTPNQLQEALCKTFSVKNKKGKLRKAWDGSRVIYNVASWGATAIGIYQNPVILQAASKAFWASCDVISKLL; encoded by the exons ATGGAGGAGGTGGAGAGCTCGGGTTCGAGTCCCCTGTCGGTCGGTGATCGGAAGGCGAAGAAGGAATCGGTTCGAGTGAAGAGAGAGACGTTGCAGGCCGTGCTCGAGCAGTGCCAGCGAGCTCTCGAGTTGCTCAGCAACGGCGAGGTCGAGGAGGACGGCGATGAGGGTGTCGGCGTCGGTGATGGCGATGGGTCCTTCCCTGATGTTGAGCCGGGTGGCGATGGCTTAGCGACTCCGCGCAGTGATTGTGAAGCCGATGAG CTGTGTGATCTTCTCAAATCTAGAGTTGAATGCCCAGACTTCCTCGAAAAGCTAGAGTGCGCTCAAGTGTCAATTCCTTGTAATGCTGCCGGTATACAAG ATGAAGGTGGCGCCTGGGATATTGTCAGTCACAATGATCTGTGGGAAGGTGAAAACATGGATCCTAGTGAACAGGATTATGTCGTTGTGAGACAAGAAGATATTGTAGAAGGTATAGCAGGCTTTATGGCTGCCTACCTCCTGTCCCTTAAACAGACAAAG GAGTTGACTCCTAACCAACTCCAGGAAG CTCTTTGCAAGACATTCtcggtaaaaaataaaaaaggaaagcttCGGAAGGCATGGGATGGGAGCAGAGTTATTTATAATGTAGCATCGTGGGGAGCAACTGCAATTGG GATATATCAGAACCCTGTTATTCTTCAGGCTGCCTCAAAAGCTTTCTGGGCATCCTGTGATGTTATCTCGAAGCTTCTCTGA
- the LOC115739498 gene encoding uncharacterized protein LOC115739498 isoform X2, with the protein MEEVESSGSSPLSVGDRKAKKESVRVKRETLQAVLEQCQRALELLSNGEVEEDGDEGVGVGDGDGSFPDVEPGGDGLATPRSDCEADELCDLLKSRVECPDFLEKLECAQVSIPCNAADEGGAWDIVSHNDLWEGENMDPSEQDYVVVRQEDIVEGIAGFMAAYLLSLKQTKELTPNQLQEALCKTFSVKNKKGKLRKAWDGSRVIYNVASWGATAIGIYQNPVILQAASKAFWASCDVISKLL; encoded by the exons ATGGAGGAGGTGGAGAGCTCGGGTTCGAGTCCCCTGTCGGTCGGTGATCGGAAGGCGAAGAAGGAATCGGTTCGAGTGAAGAGAGAGACGTTGCAGGCCGTGCTCGAGCAGTGCCAGCGAGCTCTCGAGTTGCTCAGCAACGGCGAGGTCGAGGAGGACGGCGATGAGGGTGTCGGCGTCGGTGATGGCGATGGGTCCTTCCCTGATGTTGAGCCGGGTGGCGATGGCTTAGCGACTCCGCGCAGTGATTGTGAAGCCGATGAG CTGTGTGATCTTCTCAAATCTAGAGTTGAATGCCCAGACTTCCTCGAAAAGCTAGAGTGCGCTCAAGTGTCAATTCCTTGTAATGCTGCCG ATGAAGGTGGCGCCTGGGATATTGTCAGTCACAATGATCTGTGGGAAGGTGAAAACATGGATCCTAGTGAACAGGATTATGTCGTTGTGAGACAAGAAGATATTGTAGAAGGTATAGCAGGCTTTATGGCTGCCTACCTCCTGTCCCTTAAACAGACAAAG GAGTTGACTCCTAACCAACTCCAGGAAG CTCTTTGCAAGACATTCtcggtaaaaaataaaaaaggaaagcttCGGAAGGCATGGGATGGGAGCAGAGTTATTTATAATGTAGCATCGTGGGGAGCAACTGCAATTGG GATATATCAGAACCCTGTTATTCTTCAGGCTGCCTCAAAAGCTTTCTGGGCATCCTGTGATGTTATCTCGAAGCTTCTCTGA